A window of the Longimicrobiaceae bacterium genome harbors these coding sequences:
- a CDS encoding NifU family protein, which translates to MSIDLAAPPAREPFAAAGAIKAPGAAWGGATSSIPPVAPAAAPPLEAGVRGLEITETAREQILAFLAETEGGLALRLRAQKRGIFGPEYEMCLVGMEEKLACESVRDGGGFPVLVDAESEALLAGTRLDFAHMDQGSGFKFHAPPTPEWDGEPLVGPLPERVRRVIDMRINPGVASHKGYVSLVEVRERVAFVRMGGGCQGCGLAGMTMAQGVREILMKMVPDLADVEDVTDHAAGTTPFVL; encoded by the coding sequence ATGAGCATCGACCTGGCCGCTCCGCCCGCCCGCGAGCCGTTCGCAGCCGCGGGGGCGATCAAAGCCCCCGGCGCGGCATGGGGCGGCGCCACATCTAGCATCCCGCCCGTCGCACCCGCGGCGGCGCCTCCGCTGGAAGCCGGTGTGCGGGGGCTGGAGATCACCGAGACGGCCAGGGAGCAGATCCTCGCCTTCCTCGCGGAGACGGAGGGCGGGCTCGCCCTGCGGCTACGGGCGCAGAAGCGCGGCATCTTCGGCCCCGAATACGAGATGTGCCTGGTGGGGATGGAGGAGAAGCTGGCCTGCGAGTCGGTGCGCGACGGAGGCGGATTTCCCGTGCTGGTGGATGCGGAAAGCGAGGCGCTGCTCGCGGGCACGCGGCTGGACTTCGCCCACATGGACCAGGGAAGCGGGTTCAAGTTCCACGCTCCGCCCACGCCCGAGTGGGACGGCGAGCCCCTGGTGGGCCCTCTTCCCGAACGGGTCCGCAGGGTGATCGACATGCGGATCAACCCCGGCGTGGCGTCGCACAAGGGCTACGTCTCGCTGGTGGAGGTCCGCGAGCGCGTGGCGTTCGTGCGCATGGGCGGGGGATGCCAGGGCTGCGGCTTGGCCGGCATGACCATGGCGCAGGGCGTCCGCGAGATCCTGATGAAGATGGTGCCCGACCTCGCGGACGTGGAGGACGTCACAGACCACGCCGCGGGCACGACTCCCTTCGTGCTGTAG